One stretch of Streptomyces hygroscopicus DNA includes these proteins:
- a CDS encoding ABC transporter permease, whose translation MGRYVARRLLQMIPVFIGTTLIIFLMVHVLPGDPIRAMWGDKAADPAQVASLRHEFGLDQPLWRQYIDYMVNLFQGDFGKTFGGRPVSEEMGMAFPVTLRLAAVALTIEIIVGIGLGAWAGLKAGRAVDTGVLIFTLIVISMPVFVLGYLARFIFADELGWLPPNVQNSMDVEQLLLPGFVLAMLSMAYVARLTRTTFAENLRADYMRTALAKGLPRRRIIGVHLLRNSLIPVITFLGTDVGALVGGAVVTEGIFNVQGVGNLLFNALGRREGSTIVGVVTVFVLVILLINLVVDLLYAVLDPRIRYA comes from the coding sequence ATGGGGCGCTATGTCGCCAGGCGACTGCTCCAGATGATCCCGGTGTTCATCGGGACTACTCTGATTATTTTCCTCATGGTCCACGTACTGCCCGGTGACCCTATCCGGGCGATGTGGGGAGACAAGGCCGCGGACCCCGCGCAGGTCGCGTCCCTCCGCCATGAGTTCGGGCTGGACCAGCCTCTGTGGAGGCAGTACATCGACTACATGGTCAACCTCTTCCAGGGAGACTTCGGCAAGACCTTCGGCGGTCGCCCGGTCTCCGAGGAAATGGGGATGGCCTTCCCGGTGACCCTCCGCCTCGCGGCGGTGGCCCTCACCATCGAGATCATCGTCGGCATCGGGCTCGGTGCCTGGGCCGGTCTCAAGGCCGGCCGCGCCGTGGACACCGGCGTCCTGATCTTCACGCTGATCGTCATCTCGATGCCGGTCTTCGTCCTCGGCTACCTGGCCCGGTTCATCTTCGCCGACGAGCTCGGCTGGCTGCCACCGAATGTGCAGAACTCGATGGACGTGGAGCAGCTACTGCTGCCCGGCTTCGTCCTCGCGATGCTCTCCATGGCGTATGTGGCCCGGCTGACCCGGACCACGTTCGCCGAGAACCTGCGCGCCGACTACATGCGCACCGCGCTCGCCAAGGGCCTGCCGCGCCGCCGCATCATCGGCGTCCACCTGCTGCGCAACTCGCTGATCCCCGTGATCACCTTCCTCGGCACCGATGTCGGCGCGCTGGTCGGCGGCGCGGTGGTCACCGAGGGCATCTTCAACGTCCAGGGTGTCGGCAATCTGCTGTTCAACGCGCTCGGACGGCGGGAGGGCTCCACGATCGTCGGGGTCGTGACCGTCTTCGTCCTCGTCATCCTGCTGATCAACCTAGTCGTCGACCTGCTGTACGCGGTCCTGGACCCGAGGATCCGGTATGCCTGA
- a CDS encoding peptide ABC transporter permease, translating to MPDMTKSQSGTAVDTAVDAVAPPTEVDTAPAGPASQGKPRSLWGDAWFELRHRPLFWVSAVLLVLLLSIAMFPGLFSGADPKDGDLTNHFLTKPELTHFFQADWFGYDGQGRSIYARVIYGTRASIMVGVGVTAVVTIFGGLLGMLAGYFGGWIDSVVSRIVDIFFGLPFLLGSMVVLNAFTERKVYVVIAALAFLGWTTIARVMRSSVITAKQADYVTAARALGAGTNRILFRHVLPNALAPTIVVATISLGAYISAEATLSYLGLGLADPTISWGIDISSAKDAIRDNPHVMLFPAGMLSLTVFAFITLGDAVRDALDPKLR from the coding sequence ATGCCTGACATGACCAAATCCCAGTCCGGTACGGCGGTCGACACGGCGGTCGACGCCGTGGCCCCGCCGACCGAGGTGGACACCGCCCCCGCCGGCCCCGCCTCCCAGGGCAAGCCGCGCTCCCTGTGGGGCGACGCCTGGTTCGAGCTGCGCCACCGGCCGCTGTTCTGGGTCTCGGCGGTGCTGCTGGTGCTGCTGCTCAGCATCGCGATGTTCCCCGGTCTCTTCAGCGGCGCCGACCCCAAGGACGGCGACCTGACCAACCACTTCCTGACCAAGCCGGAGCTGACGCACTTCTTCCAGGCCGACTGGTTCGGGTACGACGGGCAGGGCCGTTCCATCTACGCCCGGGTCATCTACGGCACCCGCGCCTCCATCATGGTCGGTGTCGGGGTGACGGCCGTGGTCACCATCTTCGGTGGCCTGCTGGGCATGCTGGCCGGGTACTTCGGCGGCTGGATCGACTCGGTCGTCTCCCGCATCGTCGACATCTTCTTCGGTCTGCCGTTCCTGCTCGGCTCGATGGTCGTGCTGAACGCGTTCACCGAGCGCAAGGTGTACGTGGTGATCGCGGCGCTCGCCTTCCTGGGCTGGACCACCATCGCCCGCGTGATGCGCAGCTCGGTGATCACGGCCAAGCAGGCGGACTACGTCACCGCGGCGCGCGCCCTCGGCGCGGGCACCAACCGGATCCTGTTCCGGCACGTACTGCCCAACGCGCTCGCGCCCACCATCGTGGTCGCGACGATCTCGCTCGGCGCCTACATTTCCGCCGAGGCCACGCTGTCGTACCTGGGTCTCGGCCTCGCCGACCCGACGATCTCGTGGGGCATCGACATCTCGTCGGCCAAGGACGCCATCCGGGACAACCCGCATGTGATGCTGTTCCCGGCCGGAATGCTGAGCCTCACGGTCTTCGCATTCATCACGCTCGGCGACGCGGTCCGCGACGCCCTCGACCCCAAGCTGCGCTGA
- a CDS encoding peptide ABC transporter ATP-binding protein yields MTTIEKTADDAVREGAGDDGTPLLEVRDLHVEFHTRDGVAKAVNGVNYSVDAGETLAVLGESGSGKSVTAQAIMGILDMPPGKIPQGQILFRGEDMLTMSGEERRKIRGRKIAMIFQDALSSLNPVLSVGYQLGEMFRVHQGLSKKDAKAKAIELMDRVRIPAAKERVSDYPHQFSGGMRQRIMIAMALALEPDLIIADEPTTALDVTVQAQVMDLLAELQREYNMGLILITHDLGVVADVADKIAVMYAGRIVETAPVHELYKRPAHPYTRGLLDSIPRLDRKGQELYAIKGLPPNLLKIPSGCAFNPRCPKAEDICRTDVPALVPVTEQDGTELPGRGSACHFWKETLHG; encoded by the coding sequence GTGACCACCATCGAGAAGACCGCGGACGACGCCGTCCGCGAGGGTGCAGGCGACGACGGCACCCCACTGCTGGAAGTCCGCGATCTGCATGTGGAGTTCCACACCCGGGACGGTGTCGCCAAGGCCGTCAACGGCGTGAACTACAGCGTCGACGCCGGTGAGACGCTCGCCGTCCTCGGCGAGTCCGGCTCCGGCAAGTCGGTGACCGCCCAGGCGATCATGGGCATCCTCGACATGCCGCCCGGGAAGATCCCGCAGGGCCAGATCCTCTTCCGCGGCGAGGACATGCTCACCATGTCGGGGGAGGAGCGCCGGAAGATCCGCGGCCGGAAGATCGCCATGATCTTCCAGGACGCGCTCTCCTCGCTGAACCCGGTGCTCTCCGTCGGCTATCAGCTCGGCGAGATGTTCCGGGTCCACCAGGGCCTGTCCAAGAAGGACGCCAAGGCCAAGGCCATCGAGCTGATGGACCGGGTCCGCATCCCGGCGGCAAAGGAGCGGGTGAGCGACTACCCGCACCAGTTCTCCGGCGGTATGCGCCAGCGCATCATGATCGCCATGGCGCTCGCGCTGGAACCGGACCTGATCATCGCCGACGAGCCGACCACGGCCCTCGACGTCACCGTCCAGGCCCAGGTGATGGACCTGCTCGCGGAGCTTCAGCGTGAGTACAACATGGGTCTGATCCTGATCACCCATGACCTGGGCGTGGTCGCGGACGTCGCCGACAAGATCGCCGTGATGTACGCGGGACGGATCGTCGAGACCGCCCCCGTGCACGAGCTCTACAAGCGCCCGGCCCACCCCTACACCCGGGGCCTGCTGGACTCCATCCCGCGCCTGGACCGCAAGGGGCAGGAGCTCTACGCGATCAAGGGGCTGCCGCCCAATCTGCTCAAGATCCCCTCAGGCTGCGCCTTCAACCCGCGCTGCCCCAAGGCGGAGGACATCTGCCGTACGGACGTCCCCGCGCTGGTGCCGGTCACCGAGCAGGACGGCACGGAGCTGCCGGGCCGCGGCAGCGCGTGCCACTTCTGGAAGGAGACCCTCCATGGCTGA
- a CDS encoding peptide ABC transporter ATP-binding protein: protein MADTEKNEAAMEPALDATPNVTEVETVDAATEDEAVAAIEAKVDRGEPILQVRNLVKHFPLTQGILFKRQIGAVKAVDGISFDLYQGETLGIVGESGCGKSTVAKLLMTLETATAGEVFYKGQDITRLSGRALRAVRRNIQMVFQDPYTSLNPRMTVGDIIGEPFEIHPEVAPKGDRRRKVQELLDVVGLNPEYINRYPHQFSGGQRQRIGIARGLALNPEIIICDEPVSALDVSVQAQVINLMEGLQDEFNLSYIFIAHDLSIVRHISDRVGVMYLGKMAEIGSDTEIYDHPTHPYTQALLSAVPVPDPESREGRERIILTGDVPSPANPPSGCRFRTRCWKAEDKCAKEIPLLAIPERFAGSDSPAAHESACHFAEEKDVVHA, encoded by the coding sequence ATGGCTGACACCGAGAAGAACGAGGCGGCCATGGAACCGGCCTTGGACGCCACCCCCAACGTCACGGAGGTGGAGACGGTCGACGCCGCCACCGAGGACGAGGCGGTCGCGGCCATCGAGGCCAAGGTCGACCGCGGCGAGCCGATCCTCCAGGTGCGCAATCTGGTCAAGCACTTCCCGCTGACCCAGGGCATCCTCTTCAAGCGGCAGATCGGCGCGGTCAAGGCGGTCGACGGCATCTCCTTCGACCTCTACCAGGGCGAGACGCTCGGCATCGTGGGCGAGTCCGGCTGTGGCAAGTCCACCGTCGCCAAGCTGCTCATGACCCTGGAGACCGCCACCGCGGGCGAGGTCTTCTACAAGGGCCAGGACATCACCAGGCTGTCGGGCCGCGCGCTGCGGGCCGTCCGCCGCAACATCCAGATGGTGTTCCAGGACCCGTACACCTCGCTCAACCCGCGTATGACGGTGGGCGACATCATCGGGGAGCCCTTCGAGATCCACCCCGAGGTGGCTCCCAAGGGCGACCGGCGCCGCAAGGTCCAGGAACTCCTGGACGTCGTGGGCCTCAACCCCGAGTACATCAACCGCTATCCCCACCAGTTCTCCGGCGGCCAGCGCCAGCGCATCGGCATCGCGCGCGGGCTCGCCCTCAACCCGGAGATCATCATCTGCGACGAGCCGGTCTCCGCGCTCGACGTGTCCGTCCAGGCGCAGGTCATCAACCTGATGGAGGGCCTGCAGGACGAGTTCAACCTGTCCTACATCTTCATCGCCCACGACCTGTCCATCGTCCGGCACATCTCCGACCGGGTCGGCGTGATGTACCTGGGCAAGATGGCCGAGATCGGCTCCGACACCGAGATCTACGACCACCCGACGCACCCCTACACCCAGGCGCTGCTGTCGGCCGTCCCGGTCCCGGACCCGGAGTCGCGCGAGGGCCGCGAACGCATCATCCTCACCGGCGACGTCCCCTCCCCGGCCAACCCGCCCTCCGGCTGCCGCTTCCGCACCCGCTGCTGGAAGGCCGAGGACAAGTGCGCCAAGGAGATCCCGCTCCTGGCCATCCCGGAGCGCTTCGCCGGATCGGACTCGCCCGCGGCACACGAGTCGGCGTGCCACTTCGCGGAGGAGAAGGACGTGGTCCACGCCTAG
- a CDS encoding XRE family transcriptional regulator → MGTVLSVCTTSCQALWNSSSNRTAALRSRERIRTSRQEDDLAIEFRLKRQQVLLGERAPRLHAVVHEAALRATLDSPRLMRGQLLRLIELSRLPNVTLQVMPFDGPVAFGTSFALIQPEVWELSTVVVGHVEKSLYLGDRSDLVRYGDAFAKVCEVALPPADATVSPEAHDAKDSLGLIQRLLYPLL, encoded by the coding sequence ATGGGGACGGTGCTGTCCGTCTGCACCACCTCCTGCCAGGCGCTGTGGAATTCCTCCTCGAATCGGACGGCCGCGCTGAGGTCGAGGGAGCGCATCCGCACCTCCCGGCAAGAGGATGACCTGGCCATCGAATTCCGGCTTAAGCGCCAGCAGGTATTGCTCGGCGAGCGCGCTCCCCGGCTCCACGCGGTCGTCCACGAAGCGGCCCTTCGCGCGACGTTGGACAGCCCTCGCCTCATGCGGGGTCAGTTGCTGCGACTGATCGAGCTGTCGCGTCTGCCGAACGTCACCCTGCAGGTCATGCCGTTCGACGGGCCGGTGGCGTTCGGCACGTCCTTCGCGCTGATCCAGCCCGAGGTATGGGAACTGAGCACAGTGGTCGTGGGACACGTGGAGAAGTCGCTCTACCTGGGTGACCGTAGCGATCTCGTTCGATACGGCGATGCCTTCGCTAAGGTGTGCGAAGTGGCGTTGCCTCCCGCGGACGCAACGGTTTCACCGGAGGCGCATGACGCCAAGGACTCGTTGGGCCTCATCCAGCGACTCCTGTATCCCCTGCTCTAG